The sequence ATTATATTTATTATAATTAAGCAGTTAATACATTTAAAAAAAATATTATTTTGTTGACCTGCAATGACAAATGGCGTCGGATTTTTAGACACTTATTTATAAAATAAAACAATAGGTTAGCTGATTCAACTTTTATACTGTACGCTAATCCGACAGTATCAATATAGTATTCCTGAGATTATCAATGTTATTTTTAATAATTTTACAGATAAATTTTGATTTGAGTGTATTTATTTTAAAGAAAATAAGTTTTAAAAAAATGGCACGTTTTTTGCGTTCTTTTTATGGTATGTTGGGGGAAAGACATATCAAAGTATACCTATTTGCGATTGCATTGTTTGTGGCAGTATCAACAAATTCCAATGCCACATTACTTTGGGAATCTGACTATGGTAGCCTTGCACAGCAAGGTATTCCGGTTAGTGAAATTGGTGGTGTTGCAATAGGTGCAGCCAATTATAATATTGGATTTGATTTTCAGTTTTACGGCGAGACTTTTTCCAACCTATGGATAAATAGTCTTGGAACTGTTTCTTTTGGAGATTCAAATCTAAGTTCAACTAATGAATCATTTCCTGCAGAACAGGACCTGGTAAATGTTATTAAGCAAAAACCACAACCGTATGAAAGAATGAAAATGATAGCTCCTCTTTGGGATTTCCTTCTCACAAATCCCGATGCAAAAGGGGATGGTTCGACTAATCCAGATACAGGGGTGTGGGCAAATTTGAGCGGAGCACCCGGTTCCCAAAAATTAGTTCTTACGTGGAATGATGTCTCTAATTTCAATTTAAGCGGTAATCCAACTCCATATTATGGCTCTAATACATTCCAGCTAATTCTTTTTGAAGGCAGCAATGACATAGTTATGAGTTATCTGAATCTTGACGGAGTGAAAAGCCCGGTGCATTCTGGAGGAACTTTATTTCCGGGATCAGGTAATTATGTACCTAACGATTACAACGGAATCACTATTGGCGTTAATGCAGGGGATTTTCCAAATAGTTCATTAATTAGGGGAACAGAATATCTATATGGAGCTGTAGATAATTCACAACTTCCTGAAAATAACTCTATTATTTTTAAGTACGATTCAAATTACTATGGGACCGGAATAGGCGGTTACACAGTTTCTATTTATGAACCTACTTCTTCACCCGTCCCTGAGCCTTCAACACTATGGCTGATTGCTTCTTCAATAGTTGGCTATTTTCTTTATAGCTTCAAACGGTTAAAATCCCGCTAAAAAATTTTCCGCACATAAAGGGGTCAGGTCTTTACTTTTGACGTTACGGTTTTCTCGCCCGCGCAATCCCTTACACAGATTCCGCAGATTGAAACACCGATGCCGCGTATCTTGGTGAACTCCTTAAGCTTTGCAATGCATCTTTCGCGTATCAGCCCCTCTTTTGTTATTGCCTGTGCCGGGCATGAGCTAATGCATTTACCGCAGTCATTGCAGTTTCCTTCGAGAGGCTTGCCGGCGGGAAGCGGAATATCTGTTAGAATCGTGACAAGACGAATCCTTGCGCCGAACTCCCGGCTTACAAGAAGATGAGAGCGCCCGATATGTCCGATCCCTGCCTGCCATGCAACTAACCTGTGTGATAGATGACCAAGCTGTTTTTCCCAGTCAACCATCTGCGATGATGGAATGGGGGCCGCTCTGTAGCCCAGCGCATCTATTTTTTTACACACCGCAAGGGCAACCTGATCAAGCATGTAGTTAACTGATTTGTAATGATGCTTATAAATGAGAGTCGGTGCATCAACGATGTCATCTATTATTGAATCTGAAAGCTTTATGGCTATTGAAATGGCATAGGGGAGCTTGGAAGCAAGAGGTTCAATCAGCGGATGAAAATACTCTTTTAGCGGCGCAAGCTCGGCTACACCGAAAAGTGATGCACCTCCATCAATGGCGGTTTTCTCAAGCTCTTTGAAATGTTCAGTAATTTTATTATTCATGTGGAAACTACTTAATAAACAATAACAGGTTTATCAATGGAAAATATAAAGCCAAAATAATCTTGGGCATTGACAACCGGACTTAATATGGTACCTTATACAGACTGGAGGTGATAGAAATGAATATTTCTAAAGATATTAAACCGGTTACATATCTAAAATCAAAAGCAGCTGACCTGTTAAAGCAGATAAATAAAACTCATCGCCCTATTATCATTACTCAGAACGGAGAACCCAGAGCAGTACTTCAGGATCCGGAAAGTTATGAGAACATGCGAAATGCCATTGGCCTGTTGAAATTGATTTCTCAGGGAGAAGAGGATATTAAGAAAGGAAAGTCAAAATCTCAGGAAGAAGTATTTTCGAATATAGAGAATATCCTGAAAGAAAAAATGAAATGAAAAATAAGTACGATGTCATATGGGCGGATATAGCAGAAAAGGACCTTATTGATATTGTTAAATATATTGCGGAAGACAGCCCTTCAAATGCTTTTGAAAAATTCGAGGAAATCAAAAAAAAGGCATCAAATCTTAATGCATTTCCTGAAAGAGGCCGGATTGTTCCGGAACTTCAATCTCAAGGAATAGTTCTATATCGTGAATTAATCATTTCTCCCTGGAGGATAGTTTACAGAATTTCTGAGAAAGCTGTGTATGTTTTGTCTGTGCTGGATTCAAGGCAAAATGTTGAAGATATTCTCTTAAAAAGACTCGTAAGCTAAAAATTATAAAATGGCTTCAAAAGGATTAAATTTTCATTCCCCTGTTGCCTCGGCGATTGACTCATAGGTGATGTCAAGAAGTTGAGCTAACTCGCTCTCGCTTATGGAAAGAGGCGGCATAAGGACGATCACATTCCCCAATGGGCGGAGTATTGCTCCCTTTTCTCTTGCTATATCAATAACCCTGTAACCCATTTTCATTTCAAGCGGGAACGGCTCTTTTGTTTTCTTGTCGCTTACAAGCTCAATCCCCGCAATCATTCCCAACTGTCTTACATCTCCGGCATATTTTAAATTTTTAAACCTTTCGAGAAGGCTTTTAAACAGAGCTATTTTAGGCTGAAGTCTTTCTATCAGCTTTTCTCTTTCAAATATATCAAGCGATGCGATGGCGGCAGCACAGGCAAGAGGGTTTCCGGTGTATGTGTGTCCGTGGAAAAAAGTCTTAAATTCCGCGTAACCTCCAAGAAATGCGCTGAAAATCTCCGGTGTTGTGGCAGTTACAGCAAGCGGCAGATATCCACCTGTTATTGATTTAGACATAGCCATTATGTCAGGAGCAACGCCTTCATGCTCGCAGGCAAACATCTTTCCTGTTCTTCCAAAGCCAACCGCGACCTCGTCGGTTATCATTAATATATTGTTCCTTGTGCAAATCTCCCTTGCCTTTTTGAGATAACCTTGCGGGAAAACTATCATCCCACCTGCCCCCTGCACCATTGGCTCAAGTATGAGCGCAGCGATGTTCTCCCTGTCTGCTAAAACGATTTTTTCAAGCTCATCTGCGCAGGCAATCCCGCAGTCCGGGTAACTCAATCCCAATTCGCACCTGTAACAATATGGAGAAGGTGCCTTGTATGACTGGAATATAAGCGGCCTGTAAAGCTCGTGGAAAAGATCTATGCCGCCAACGCTTACTGCCCCCAACGTGTCGCCATGGTAGCCATTATTAAGGCAGACGAATTTTGTCCTCGGAGGAAGTGAAGGATATTTCTGCTTCCAGTACTGGAATGAGATTTTAAGCGATATTTCGACAGCCGTTGAGCCATTGTCTGAATAAAAAATTTTTTCAAGTCCTGATGGCAGGATTTTTGAAAGCTTCTCTGCAAGCTCGACAGCCGGAACATTCGAAATCCCAAGAAGCGTTGAATGGCTGATTTTTTTTACCTGCGCGATTATGGCTTCATCTATTTCCTGCCTTCTGTGTCCGTGGGTCGTGACCCATAGGGAGGCTACACCGTCTAAATATTTTCTTCCATTTATGTCTATAAGATAGCTTCCTTCTCCCCTCTCTATTATGAGGGGCTTTTCCTCTATATACTCCTTCATCTGCGTAAATGGATGCCAGATTATTTTCCTGTCAATATCCTCGAGGTGTTTATTGCGGTCGGTCATTTTAAGAAATATGCCTTTCCGGTTCAAGTCCAAGGTCTTTTATCATCTGCATGTCTTTATCAGGGGAGTCGCCTTTGGTTGTAAGATAATTGCCCATTAGCGTGCCGTTTGCTCCGGCATAAAATATTAATGACTGGAGGCTCCGGAGATTGACCTCCCGTCCGCCGCATACAATTATGTCTTTGTTTGGATGAATGAACCTGTAAATAGATATGAGTCTTAATATTTCAAGGGGCTTCATCGGAGTTGTCCCTTCCAGCGGAGTGCCCGGTATCGGATTTAAAAAATTCATCGGGATTGAGTCAACGCCAAGCTCTTTTAAGGTGAATGCGAGCTCGATGCGCTGTTTTGCGCTTTCGCCCATACCGAATATTCCACCTGAGCAGACCTTAAAGCCAAGCCTTTTTGCTGTTTTTACTGTTTCTATACGCTCGCTGTATGAATGGGTGGTACAGATATTGCCGTAAAAGCTTTCTGAAGTTTCAAGGTTGTGGTGGTAGTTTGTAAGCCCTGCCTCCTTTAATGCCTTACCTCTTTCTTCATCAAGTATTCCAAGCGAGGCACAGCATGGGATCTTAATCTCGCCCGAGATATTTTTAAATGAGCTGACAAGCACCGAAAGCTCTTTGTCTGAAGCCACTTCCCTTCCGCTTGTCACTACGGAGAACTCACTTGCCCCGGCGGCACGAGCCTCTTTAGCGGTTTGTAAAATCTGCGCTGATGTTATCATCGGGTAAAGCGGGGCATTGGTCTGGTAATGGGCTGACTGGGCGCAAAATGAGCAGTCCTCGGAACATCCTCCTGACTTTGCGCTCACGATTGAACAGAGGATTACCTTCTTTCCCTTGAACTTTTCCCTTATCCTTGTTGCCGATGCAAAAACCTGGAGGAAATTATTTTCAGAAAGGTTATATAATTCAAGAGCTTCATTGAACGCTATCCCTTTTTCCGAAACTGCCTTTTCTTCATATTCAACGAACATTTCTCAGTTGCTCCTTTTATAAACAGCCTATAAACAGCACCGTAATTATCATTTATAATACAAAAATTAAAGTTAATAATTCCCGGGATGCCTTACTTAATTCTTGACTCTGCAATAGGTGAAGCTCACAATAGATATATAAAAAGTGTATATTTTCAATGTGGTTGAAAATACTGAAGATTATAAATAGGAAAATGTGTGAGTCCACTAGCCTGGCAAGGCAATACGCTGGTAAAGGTATCCCCTTTAAAATTTCTGGACACAATTTCAATAATAATATATCATCCGCCCCCTTTTTATAAGGTGGAGGGCAAAAAGGGATATTTTTAAATAGATAATAAGAAAATATACACATTCATAATAAAAATATGATAGTATTTGTGTCACAATTTTTTAGAGGAGAAATTTTTTTAAAGGCTGGAAACAAGGTTCATTAATTTTATTAAATTATTTTTCATTATGTTGGTATAGAAAGAAAAAATCCTAATGTTTAATAGACGTTGAAGGGGGGTGGGAATGTTTTTAGGGCAAAGTAATTTTTTGCTTGGGGTTAATGATTAGCAGTGTAAATCGAGAAACAAAGGTAACGCAAATAAATGCGGAGGAGAATGAGAATGAAGATGAAAAGTAGCATGGTTAAGTATATTGCTTTAAGTTTAATTATGGCATTTGTTATCGTTGGTTGCGCAAAGCCGCCAGTAGAGGAAACTAATGCTGCAAGCGCAGCAATCGAAGCTGCAAAGCAGGACGGAGCAGAAAAGTATTCAGCTGAAGAATTAAAGAGCGTAAGCGATGAATTAGCTGCCGCAGCAGATGAAGTAAAGGTACAGGAAAACAAGTTTTTCAAGAACTATGACAAAGCAAAACAGATACTGGCAAAAGTAAAGGGCGACGCAGAAGCTATAAAAGCTGGTATTCCTGCAAAGAAAGAAGAAGCTAAGAACGGCGCAGTTGCTGCACAGACCGCTGCTACAACAGCTATTACTGATGCAAAAGCACTCTTAGAAAAAGCACCTAAAGGCAAAGATTCAAAAGCAGAAGTTGAAGCTTTGACCAACGACATTAAGGGTCTCGAAGAATCACTTCCTGGCGTTCAGCAGATGATTGACACCGAAGACTATTTCGGCGCAGCAGACAAAGCAAAGGCAATCAGCGAAAAAGCAACAAGCGTATCAGATCAGATTAATGCAGCAATAGAGAAAAAGGGCGGCAAAAAAAAGTAAATTAGTTTAAAGAGATTAGATGCTGCATTTAAAAAAAATTGTCATATTTGTATTGAGCTTGTTTCTGATTGGATGCAGCTCACCACCAGTTCCTCCAGAGGTTGCTCAGGCTGAAAAGCAGGAGCAGGACCTCTGGAGGGTTGGTGCCCCTCAGTTTACACCTGAAAACTACAATAGCTACAAAAGAACCCTTAGGAATGCGAAAGACAATTTCATAAAGGAAAGTAATAGGTTTGTCTGGTTCCGGGATTATAATAAGATTTCCTCCGAGTACCAGCTTGTCCTTCTTTATGGCAACGGGGTTTTAAAAAAGGTAGAAAGCTTCAAGAGTAACAAGTCTACCCTCATTGAGAGTCAGCTTTCAATCTATGAAAACAAGCTTAAGTCGCTTGACAAGATAACTCTCCTTGTAAACGAGGGAAGGTATGCAAGAAGAAATATTTCAAAAGCATCATTAGCCATCTCAGAAGTCCGTTCCCTGTGTGCAAAAGAAAAATATGTTGCCGCAGAAAAAAGGCTAAGCGATATCCCATTTTATCTGACAAGCGCTGAAAGGACTATCACCCCTATAGTAAGCAGATTTGCAGACAGATCACAGATAGCCAAGTGGAGGCAGTGGGCAGATGAGACTATATCTGAATCGCGCAGACGCGGAACGACTGCAATCGTGGTTTGTAAGATAGAGCGTACACTTACGCTTTACAGAGATGGTCGTCCTGTGAGGAGCTATCAGGTGGGGCTTGGGAGAAATGGATTCCACGATAAAGTATATGCAGGAGATTTTGCGACACCTGAAGGGAAATATCATATAACAAAAAAAGTTTCCAACAGCCGTTATTATAAAGCGCTTCTCATAAATTATCCTAACGATGAAGACAGAAGGCAGTTTGCGACAGCAAAGAAAAAAGGGCTTATTCCTTCACGGGCAGGCATAGGCGGGTTGATCGAGATTCATGGAGGTGGAGACGACGGAATGACATATGGATGTATTTCCCTTGAAAATCAATATATAGATGAGCTATTTAGATTAGTAGGAGAAGGTACACCGGTGACTATAGTCGGAGCTTTAGAACATGAAAATGTTGTTACATCTACTATAAGGGATATGTAGATGGTAAAAAAAGTCCTTAAAATATTTTTAATAGTTTTTGGGTTTGTGTTTCTCGCTTTTGCGGGGATCGAGGGATATGGTTATTATCTTTGCAGTAAATACAGCGTTACTTCCGGAAGCGAGCTATTGTCCACAATGGAAGGAAAAAGTCTAGATGATGTGCAGAAGGAGAACAGCGCTATTCTTAAGAAAATTACAACCCTTGCTCCTAAAGGGACTTATATAGTTATTGATACGGGGAGAAACAGGCTCTACCTGAGGAAAGGTAATGAACAAACAAGAGAGGCGATTGTATCATGCGGCAGCGGAAATGTTCTTCAGGACCCGACAGGAAAGAAGAAGTGGATTTTTGATACTCCCCGGGGCGAGTATGCAGTTAAAACAAAACAGGAAAATCCTGTGTGGATAAAACCTGACTGGGCTTTTTACGAAGAAGGGGAACCGCCGCCTAAGAACTACAATGACAGGATAGAAGAAGGTTCTTTAGGTGCCTATGCCCTTGGATTCGGCAATGGATACTTCATTCACGGAACACTTTATACAAGGCTGCTTGGGAGGAATGTGTCCCACGGATGCGTGAGAGTTGGTGATGAAGACATAAAAGCCACATATATGGCTTCCCCGCCCGGGACAAAGATATACATATTCTAAAATGCGCAAATTCCTTATCTCAGCCCTTGCAATCATGCTATTAAGCTTTAGCTCAACTGCTTTTTGCAGTGATGAAATAAAAGCCCTCGAGGAAAATGAGCTCTTAAAGACTGAACTGCAACTGGCAAAAAATCCGGCCCTTTATTTTGTTTTTAATTTTAAGGATAAAAAGATTTATCTGAAATCCCGCGGCATTGTGCTTCGTGAGTGGAAAATGGATAAAGCTTCTTTTTGGGGCAACCCGTTTTCGCTAAAGACTCTTCAGTTGTTGAAAAAAACCACACTCGTTCCTCCTGAGAGGAAGGTTATAAAACCTGGAGATGACTCTGCAGGCGTAGAGGCTCTTGAACTTCCCGACATGCCTCAAACATATACGCTCTTTATGGAAGACGGGATGTCCATATCCGTGCGCTCAAAACCCCCGGAAGAGTGGAAACCAAAACTTTATAATTTCCGGTACACTCTTCAGGAATATATCACTCATCCTCTGCTTACGGTCTGGTATAAATATAAGAAACAGCCTTTTGTAGCGGTAGATATTTTATTTGAAGATAAGGCTGAGGCGCAGGCGCTTTACTGGTCCTTTACAGATGGGACTACAGCAATTATGGTCAACTACTGATTATTTTCTTTTCTAAATAGTTTTTCTTATGAATCTTTAAATGAATTCTTATTTGAAACTTTTCAAGGTAAGGATTTCTCTTCTTGTAACCCTTACATCTGCTGCGGCATTTGTCATAGCGTCAAAGGGGGTTTCTATTTCACTTCTGACTTCATCTGCGGGAGTTTTTCTCCTTGCCGCCGGGGCATCCGCTCTAAATCAGGTCCAGGAAAATAAGATTGATGCCATGATGGAAAGGACTATGGCTCGCCCGATTCCTTCAGGTGAGATTAATGTTTCCACAGCCTTGTCTGTTTCAATAGCTGTTATGGTTGCAGGTCTTTTATTCCTTTTGTCGGTGGGACTGCCTCCAGCCGCGTTTGGTATCATGGCAGTTGTCTGGTACAATGGGTTTTATACTCCTTTAAAGAAAAAATCGGCTTTTGCCGCTGTCCGGAGCTATTCCGCCATTAATAGGATGGGCTTCAGCAGGAGGTTCAATTCCAGATCCAAAGATTGCTGCTATAAGTTTTTTTGTTTTTCTCTGGCAGGTTCCCCATTTCTGGATTCTCATATTAACATACTGGAATGAATATGAAAGGGCGGGACTTCCGGTCCTTAGCCGGGTTTTGTCACAAAAACAGATTAAAAGGATTGTATTCATATGGATACTCTCCTCAGCATCTGCCGGGCTTATTCTCCCCTTTTTTGGCTTGATAAAATCTGTCCTGATTTCCATTATACTTACGGTCGGCACATCATATCTGATATGGAGCGGAACAAAAATATTTAAGGAAGAAGGTAATGAAAAATCTTTCCCGGGGCTTTTTAGAGATATAAATATTTATGCCGCAGCTGTAATGGTCTTGCTGATGTTTGATGCGCTGATTTAATTACTCTTTGCTCTTTGAGTTTAGGTCTTGATATATCAACCTATAGAATAGGTTTATTATGAGGAATAACTTTTATTGAAATTCGGCTTGGCAGGTTCTGCGGCAGGCGCCCGCTTTTCAGTGCCAGAGCGGGACTGCCAAGCCAAAATAATTTAAAGGGTAATTTTTGAGAAATGTTAGGTTACTACTCTTGTGGTGATTCAGGAATTAAAGTTTTTAACTGTAAAATAAGTTCCGGAATATTTTCTGTTGCTACGATCCACATACGTTCCTGCTTAATCTCGCCATACTCATGTGCAAGAACATTTCTCAGCCCTACAATTCTTCTCCATTGAATTTCAAGGTGTGCTTTTTTAAAGTCATCAGATATCCGACGTGCTGCTTCTCCAATAATTTCAACTGCCCTTTCCACAGCAAGTTGCAGTTTCCTATCCTGTAAATATTGCTCGAAACTTACGCCTCTAACAAAAATTTGAATTTCCTTTGCAGAATCCATCATATCCCATAAATATGCTGCGTCACGCTCTTCAGGCTGCATACAACACCACCTTTGAAGCTAAAATTGCACGCCTGCGGAAAGGATTTCTCAATCCTCCCTTTTCCAACAGATCGACTTCGCGCCCAAAGATTGCCTTTAATTCATCTTTCATATCAACAAAGGCAAATAAGCTCCAATGTGCATCATCAGAAAAACTTACCAAAACATCTATATCGCTCTTTGGATTAAAGTCATCTCTTAGAACAGAGCCGAATAGAGCAAATTCCGTAATCTTCCAACGATTACAGAACTCTGCTATTTTTTCCTTATTAAATTGGAATGAATTATTTTTAAGTTCTTCTGCCATCTTAAATCATCTCCTATACTTTAATTATACAGACTCTTTATGTATAATCACAAGAGAGAAATCAAAAGTCTTACACAAACGAAATGAGTTTTTTTGTTGAATTGATTATGGCATTTATTAACGGCTTGGCAGGTTCCGCGGCTGGCGCCTGAAGTTTGAAGCCAGAGCGGGACTGCCAAGCCAAGATATATTAAGATAGTATATTTAGAAAAGACTAACTTTTCTTTTTCCCGAATTTCTCGTAATACTCTGCCGGTATCTTTGATGGGTCTTTGTAGATGTGAAACACACATGGATCATTTGCTGTTTTTGGCGGCTCGTGGATCCACTGGGGATGCCCGAACCATTCTATGCACTGAATATTATTCCACACCATGCAATGTGAACAATAGGCAGGAAAATCTTCCCTGCTGTATCCAATTGGCTTGGGTGCCTTAATTCTGTAGTAATTTTTGGGTGCATCATAGGCGCCTTCTCTCAAGAGCCTTCCGCCGCTACCGCATGGGTCATGTACGAATGTGAATTTCTCATCATCTTCTATGACTTTCATCTTCCCCATATGCGTTCTTAAAAGATGGGCTGTCACTCTCACAAAATCCTCGACACTCATGTTTTCCCAGTCATCAAAGCCCTTCTTTTGCATCTCGCCGGTGTATCTCAAGATGCCTTCAAG is a genomic window of Candidatus Schekmanbacteria bacterium containing:
- a CDS encoding type II toxin-antitoxin system Phd/YefM family antitoxin; translated protein: MNISKDIKPVTYLKSKAADLLKQINKTHRPIIITQNGEPRAVLQDPESYENMRNAIGLLKLISQGEEDIKKGKSKSQEEVFSNIENILKEKMK
- a CDS encoding DUF86 domain-containing protein; this translates as MQPEERDAAYLWDMMDSAKEIQIFVRGVSFEQYLQDRKLQLAVERAVEIIGEAARRISDDFKKAHLEIQWRRIVGLRNVLAHEYGEIKQERMWIVATENIPELILQLKTLIPESPQE
- a CDS encoding PEP-CTERM sorting domain-containing protein, whose protein sequence is MLFLIILQINFDLSVFILKKISFKKMARFLRSFYGMLGERHIKVYLFAIALFVAVSTNSNATLLWESDYGSLAQQGIPVSEIGGVAIGAANYNIGFDFQFYGETFSNLWINSLGTVSFGDSNLSSTNESFPAEQDLVNVIKQKPQPYERMKMIAPLWDFLLTNPDAKGDGSTNPDTGVWANLSGAPGSQKLVLTWNDVSNFNLSGNPTPYYGSNTFQLILFEGSNDIVMSYLNLDGVKSPVHSGGTLFPGSGNYVPNDYNGITIGVNAGDFPNSSLIRGTEYLYGAVDNSQLPENNSIIFKYDSNYYGTGIGGYTVSIYEPTSSPVPEPSTLWLIASSIVGYFLYSFKRLKSR
- a CDS encoding UbiA family prenyltransferase, coding for MNSYLKLFKVRISLLVTLTSAAAFVIASKGVSISLLTSSAGVFLLAAGASALNQVQENKIDAMMERTMARPIPSGEINVSTALSVSIAVMVAGLLFLLSVGLPPAAFGIMAVVWYNGFYTPLKKKSAFAAVRSYSAINRMGFSRRFNSRSKDCCYKFFCFSLAGSPFLDSHINILE
- a CDS encoding L,D-transpeptidase family protein, encoding MLHLKKIVIFVLSLFLIGCSSPPVPPEVAQAEKQEQDLWRVGAPQFTPENYNSYKRTLRNAKDNFIKESNRFVWFRDYNKISSEYQLVLLYGNGVLKKVESFKSNKSTLIESQLSIYENKLKSLDKITLLVNEGRYARRNISKASLAISEVRSLCAKEKYVAAEKRLSDIPFYLTSAERTITPIVSRFADRSQIAKWRQWADETISESRRRGTTAIVVCKIERTLTLYRDGRPVRSYQVGLGRNGFHDKVYAGDFATPEGKYHITKKVSNSRYYKALLINYPNDEDRRQFATAKKKGLIPSRAGIGGLIEIHGGGDDGMTYGCISLENQYIDELFRLVGEGTPVTIVGALEHENVVTSTIRDM
- a CDS encoding epoxyqueuosine reductase, whose amino-acid sequence is MNNKITEHFKELEKTAIDGGASLFGVAELAPLKEYFHPLIEPLASKLPYAISIAIKLSDSIIDDIVDAPTLIYKHHYKSVNYMLDQVALAVCKKIDALGYRAAPIPSSQMVDWEKQLGHLSHRLVAWQAGIGHIGRSHLLVSREFGARIRLVTILTDIPLPAGKPLEGNCNDCGKCISSCPAQAITKEGLIRERCIAKLKEFTKIRGIGVSICGICVRDCAGEKTVTSKVKT
- a CDS encoding nucleotidyltransferase family protein: MAEELKNNSFQFNKEKIAEFCNRWKITEFALFGSVLRDDFNPKSDIDVLVSFSDDAHWSLFAFVDMKDELKAIFGREVDLLEKGGLRNPFRRRAILASKVVLYAA
- a CDS encoding type II toxin-antitoxin system RelE/ParE family toxin: MKNKYDVIWADIAEKDLIDIVKYIAEDSPSNAFEKFEEIKKKASNLNAFPERGRIVPELQSQGIVLYRELIISPWRIVYRISEKAVYVLSVLDSRQNVEDILLKRLVS
- the bioB gene encoding biotin synthase BioB; amino-acid sequence: MFVEYEEKAVSEKGIAFNEALELYNLSENNFLQVFASATRIREKFKGKKVILCSIVSAKSGGCSEDCSFCAQSAHYQTNAPLYPMITSAQILQTAKEARAAGASEFSVVTSGREVASDKELSVLVSSFKNISGEIKIPCCASLGILDEERGKALKEAGLTNYHHNLETSESFYGNICTTHSYSERIETVKTAKRLGFKVCSGGIFGMGESAKQRIELAFTLKELGVDSIPMNFLNPIPGTPLEGTTPMKPLEILRLISIYRFIHPNKDIIVCGGREVNLRSLQSLIFYAGANGTLMGNYLTTKGDSPDKDMQMIKDLGLEPERHIS
- a CDS encoding L,D-transpeptidase; translated protein: MVKKVLKIFLIVFGFVFLAFAGIEGYGYYLCSKYSVTSGSELLSTMEGKSLDDVQKENSAILKKITTLAPKGTYIVIDTGRNRLYLRKGNEQTREAIVSCGSGNVLQDPTGKKKWIFDTPRGEYAVKTKQENPVWIKPDWAFYEEGEPPPKNYNDRIEEGSLGAYALGFGNGYFIHGTLYTRLLGRNVSHGCVRVGDEDIKATYMASPPGTKIYIF
- the bioA gene encoding adenosylmethionine--8-amino-7-oxononanoate transaminase, whose amino-acid sequence is MTDRNKHLEDIDRKIIWHPFTQMKEYIEEKPLIIERGEGSYLIDINGRKYLDGVASLWVTTHGHRRQEIDEAIIAQVKKISHSTLLGISNVPAVELAEKLSKILPSGLEKIFYSDNGSTAVEISLKISFQYWKQKYPSLPPRTKFVCLNNGYHGDTLGAVSVGGIDLFHELYRPLIFQSYKAPSPYCYRCELGLSYPDCGIACADELEKIVLADRENIAALILEPMVQGAGGMIVFPQGYLKKAREICTRNNILMITDEVAVGFGRTGKMFACEHEGVAPDIMAMSKSITGGYLPLAVTATTPEIFSAFLGGYAEFKTFFHGHTYTGNPLACAAAIASLDIFEREKLIERLQPKIALFKSLLERFKNLKYAGDVRQLGMIAGIELVSDKKTKEPFPLEMKMGYRVIDIAREKGAILRPLGNVIVLMPPLSISESELAQLLDITYESIAEATGE